ACTTTACAATCTGAATAACTATTCTTTTTTTTCCTCATTTTTGCTTATTTATTAATAATTTTTTGATACAATATTCATCAAAAAAAGGCTGCTTATGAAGAAAATTTTGCTTACTTTTTTTATGGCGATATCAATGTTTGCATTTGAATGGAGTGGTAAAGTTAATTGGGCAATGAGTTATGACTTGGCAAAACAGATTGCTTTAAAAGAAAATAAGTTAATTATGGTGGATATAGCTCTTACTAATTGTCCTCCTTGTAGATATCTTGCTAAAAATGTATATACAAATGATGAGGTAGCGAATTATATTAACAAAAATTTTTTACCTCTGTTTTATTTAGCAGATAAGGATGAATTACCACCAATAGTTCAAAATTATTTTACAGGTTCTACTCCTACAATTTTATTTTTAAAACCAAGTGGTGAACTTGTTTATTCA
This Caminibacter mediatlanticus TB-2 DNA region includes the following protein-coding sequences:
- a CDS encoding thioredoxin family protein translates to MKKILLTFFMAISMFAFEWSGKVNWAMSYDLAKQIALKENKLIMVDIALTNCPPCRYLAKNVYTNDEVANYINKNFLPLFYLADKDELPPIVQNYFTGSTPTILFLKPSGELVYSFIGARPPKTFLSILKEVNSKYKGKK